In the Sebastes fasciatus isolate fSebFas1 chromosome 12, fSebFas1.pri, whole genome shotgun sequence genome, TCAAGTCCAGGTGTCAAAATATAACTGAATGTGAAAAGCAATTTTAAATCttctttcttttgttattttttcaacataaaaaGGGGAGCCATGGCCCTGGGGCGCAGTGAGAGCTAGGCAGGACATGGCCATGAGCACACAGAAACACGGGGTGAGGAAGTGGCTTCAGGGTTGAGCCCCGGTGGCTGCAGGGACTTGTGTGGCCAGGGTGTTGGGAGCAGAGATGACGGGTGATCCAGCGATGTTAGCCAGTGGCTGTGAGGAGGACATTGAGGTGATGCctaggagagagaggggggcgGGGGGCTCATTAATCATTTAGGTAACAGGGTCATATATTTACATCACAATCTCAAAGTAGAGCTATAAACTTTGATTGCTGCAAAAGAAACGGTCAgatttttaacaacttttctTACAACCTGACCATTTCTTATGCTGCAAATAAAGTTTTTATCTCTAAAATAGTCAGTTTGTAGATGTCATTTTCTATGCAGCCTTTCACAATCTTACTttacttacttaaaaaatagatataactttcttaaaaggtgcagtgtgtaggatttggcagcatctagtggtgtggttgcatattgcatctaactgagtacccctctgctaactcctccctttccaagactgcggtaatgtgagccgccgagtgcaaaccgtggtaacgccgttcgcctcgctcagaggtacTCCTTACcaaaataacactactttaggagcaacaaaaGTCAGACGttattaccacggttttgcacccTGTGGCTCATGTAACTCACGTTGAACTATgctggccttcaggtaatgaaaaaacgcgaaaggctctcgctagagccagcgttttgtttgtccattctgggctactgtagaaacatgtagAGCATTATGGCGAACTCTGTGTAGAGGACcagctccttatgtagatatgaagagctcattctaagctaatgaaaacataattcttagtttcaggtgattatacactgatgaaaacatagttatgaatattatattcgaTTTCTGATAATACATCACCCGAAACGTTACACACTGTACCCTTTAAATAGTCAGATTATGAGAGGAATGTCTCTACTTACCGGCCATCATACTTGAGGAGCTGACTGGTGTGGAGCTGGCAGCCATCCCTCCAGGAGTGGCCCCTCTTCCCTGATCTTTAACGATGGGATCTAGGAACAAAAGTGGATTTGAGCGCGTGTTGACACAGTCAAGCCACTTTACATGGTGCGCTCAAGATTATGGTCTGAGGCAATTTACTCAAGCAAATAAGTAAGAGATGCTGACaaggtaataaaaaaaaaaaaaaacatggtgagAAACAAACTTACAGAAGTAGGGGTGATCCATGGCCTCTCTGGCTGTGAGGCGGGCTTGATGGTCATAGCGCAGCAGTTTGTCCAGGAAGTCTAGAGCCTCTGTGCTGACCAGGTGCTGGTTCTCGCTGTGCACAAACCTCTCCCACCTTTTGCGGGAGTGTCTTTAGAGAACAAACCAATGATCAAGTGTTAGTGTGAGGTATTCATTCGCCGATATCTTGGTCAAAATATTCAATGTCGTTTGAGACAGCAACAATGTTTTTACCTTCCGAGAATGTCATTGAACCGTGGATCCAATTCAATGTTGTACTTGTCAATGTAGTCGTACAGGTCCTCGGTGCCCAGTACTTTTGCAATTCGCACCAGCTGCAAGTCAGAAGGAGCATAATTCAACATATTAAAAGAGTAGAGTTAGGCATTAGTTAAATCATATGAAGGGTATTGAGGGGCAGGCATTCCATTGCAGTTTATTAATCACATAGTGGGTTTGTATGGAGTGTTTACATTATGATAAAAAAGAGGTATTTATGGTAGACTAATGATACAGGAATAAACATCTTGTTAGATTAATAATGTGcatattttcattaaatatcTGTACAGTTTGAGAAGATGTTTTTATTATCAAACCTAACTTAGTTTTATGTTAATAcagtaattttaaaaaatatatacagttcGCCTGTAGAGAAATAATTACAGTTCAATCTATCAGCACAGTGTGGAAGCTGTACAAGATGATTACTGGgggaaattaaatattaaatcaatATATGCTATTTTGTACCAATAGAAATTAACTGTACAATAATTTGTGCAAAACTCTGGGATTAGCACTACATTTAAACTGTACATtccaagaaatattcttatttaattattattaatactatttttgcattcatattTAACACGCTTATTAGTTCCCACTtctcagcctttttttttatttacactaATTACACTTTATTTACGTCATGGAAATTGCTGGCATCATTTTTATATAAGGTAATGTGAGTACAGTGATTTTTGTATGTGATGTTTAAAGATAGATAATGTATACAATGTTTGTGATTTCTGTGTCGGACCACAGGATGACTTGCTGGCGTCATGGcgtcagctaatggggatcctaataaactaaactgtggttatatattgtatgtgtttgatgcacatatttCTCATTtcccattttattatttatttattaccttACATATATTCTGTTATATATTGTGGCATTATGTACATACTTGAAAttttacatactcctttatttctatttttcttatagTTCTTTATGCTTATATATAAGAGCGACTGTAACGTCCTaatttccccccggggatcaataaagtatttctgattctaaaATACCATTTCAACTGCAGTGGCACATGGGCTTAAAAAAAACCCCACACAAGCCCAAAAGAGCCATAGAATAAACTGGAAAAGCTGTGCTCAGTGTTACGGTGTATGTAGGTAAAGCCCACAACACAAATGATCCCATCCATGGGAGTAAAATGTGTTGTGACCCATGTCCACTGGTACAATCCTACGTTTGTCTTTTACccctttttgttttacattcagTACACCAAGCTCCCCAaaagttaataataaatgaCTACACTGGCTCAGTAACTGTGGCGATAGCTTTGAGAAAGACATGAACTCCCAGGTGCTCCAGCAGAGCAGCTATGTGGCCTGTCCAGTGTGACACGAATGTGTTTTGACTGTGTAAAACTGATAATATGTATTATGCAGTGTTGAAAAATACAGCCCCAGACACTGCTCTCTGTAGGCCACAGGTTTGTGACCACATGCACAAAAGACTTGATTCTACATACCTGATCATAATTGTCATGACCGTGAAAGAAAGGCTCCTTTCTGAAGATCATGCTGGCGAGCATGCAACCCAAACTCCACATGTCCAAGCTGTAGTCATACATCTACAAATAAAGATCGGAAAAAAGGCTTTAAAATAATTGCTTCATgactgcatttaaaaataataatatatatcctATGTGCCATTTTGACCTTGTATAAAACTAGCATGGCTAGACACATGGAAGAAGAGTAAAGAAGGCTCACCTGGTAGTCTACCAGCAGTTCAGGTCCTTTGAAGTACCTGGACGCCACTCTCACGTTGTATTCCTGGTTTGGGTGGTAGAACTCTGCCAAACCCCAATCGATTAGGCGGAGCTGGAAGTTCGAAAAAAATGTAgttgaatgtatttttttaaaacggTGATCTGCTGGCGTCACAACAGGGAAGACAAGAAATGAGGAGAATGGTCAGCGTGTGAGACAATACCTTTCTGTGTTCATGATCAATCATTACATTGTGTGGCTTGACATCTCTGTGCATTATCCCCATACTGTGGCAGTAATCCAGAGCCTATCAggtaaaaaaggaaaacatataTGTTGAGAGTATACACTGAATGTTAAAACTTGTGTAACTAGAGCTTGATATAATGGTTTCTGGCAAGTCTTAAACAACCGACACAGACCATAAAATTGAGTGTAACAAATTGAGCGTACCAAAAGACGTTTCTTACCTTTAAGATTTCGTACATGTAGAACCGTATGTCAAAGTCAGATAGGGTTTGATACAATtgctgtaaaaatatatatataaatgtatgagCCATTTGAAATATCTAGTATTAGGGTATCCAAAATTACAAATCAACAAAGCGCTGATTTTTTACCTTGAAATCTGTGTTGTTCACATGTTCAAAGACCAGAGCAGGGGTTCGGGACTGTAACGAAAAAGAGAACAaaatgtacatgtgtgtttaaGCAGGACACCTTgtacatacatatgtaaattgttgcagtgctaaaaaaaaaaaaaggagcacaAAATTACCACAGGATCCTTGACAATATCTAACAGTGAGATGATATTTGGGCCACCCCTCAGATTCTCCAGGatctttatttctctcttgattttctttttcttgaccGGCTGTGAACAGAGACAGTAGTCTTGTGAGGTACATGAAATCGCCACTGGAGGTGACAAAATAGTAGGACTACATTTTACtgaaaaaacatttgcaaaaataaattagtaGGATAATCAATTGATTTACCTTCAGTATTTTGACGACCACTTTTTCATTGTTTGTGATGTTTATGGCTTCAAACACTTCACTATATTTGCCTCTCCCTAGTTTTCTGACTAGCTGATAGTCGTCTTggttcctaaaaaaaaaaaaaaaaaaaaaaaaaaaaagccacagtgAACAATGATTAGATGGCTTACCCAACatagcaaaacaaaacaagtacaACTGAAGTGCCAACAATTTCCTTTTTGCCTTACCCCCATTCAACAACATGGGACTCATAGTCCCAATATTCCCGaggtctctgtgtgtttacatcAGGGTAAACTCGAGAGCGGCTTGGGACAGGGCCAGACATATTCTACACGGGATCTTCTCTAAATCtcctaaaacaaaacaaataatataaaaacgAGTTATTTAAAATGACACATTACATTCAACAGAGAAAATATAACTCAATTCAAAAGCATTTTGTGTACTATTGCAGAATGGTTAGCACTCCAGGACGTCATAACTACAAATAGGTGATAGGTAATCTAATTATAAGGAAACTTAATACCTGGGAGGTTCCCTCCAGGATGATGGTGATAGATGATTGAAACAGGAGCAGCCGAGATGCCTTTATGGTAAGAAAGCTACATGGGCACACAGATACAAAAACAAGTTAGCTTACTACAATCAAACCAGTCATAGTAGTTCAACACCATTTGAAATACTGAGAAATAAGCGTAAAAGACATTTTAACTTGAAGATGTTTTCCCCCACTGTTTCACAGGATGTTGATCTGAATAAGAGAGTTTCAAATTAAACTGCACATGTTGAAAAGTTGTACTACACAAAGCTACAAATTTCTCTGTAAAAGTCAGATTTTTAGATTAATCAGAAGACGCATTATTTTTATACATGCCTTTAATGACCGATGTTAGGACCTGGacactattttattatttctgcaTTTACTGCAGTCAAAGGTATTAATTTAAATCCAGTGACAGATGAGacttcagtctctctctgtgtttgaacACTATGAAGTGTAAGTGGCAGCAAAATCATCTGATGtcagaggagaggtgaggagttTGGTTGTGAAACAATTTTTTTAACtgagccatgttggttttttgaAAAAGCAGATTTTTTCCAGAATGAAATGGATCTTGCTGTTCTTTCcaaacaagaaagaaaatccaacatttttgatttttttttttagtaaataaCATCCAGGAGTTGCATCATTCAATTATTTCAGAAACAAAAAGGGTTAACAGTTTTCaggttttacattattttaacattttcttgGTAAAAGGAGGGAGTGAAATAATTGAGGAGCGAAGAGAAGGGGGAAAAAGATGCTTTGAGATGTTTCCACTGAAGGCAGCAATAACTTAGCTATTCCTATTCCCTTTTCCTGGAATACACTGAAAGCTAAGTTGAAACTGGGaaatctgattacttttgatgaatttaaaacattaatgaaagacctagaagcagagtcaatcgggagctgtctgtgtttctgaatattttcactttaacattGGCTTcaaaacacttgattttaatgtgttttatatgatattatgctatgtatttatgtttgcatttgttttatgttgtggcgtctgaaacttgaatgtatgtttaaatgatgCTGTCTTGGACAGGTCTCTattgcaaaagagattcttaatctcaatgagtactacttgatgtctgtgtttctgaatattttcactttaacgttttctcttcaaacacttgattttaatgtgatttgtatgatattatgctatgtatttatgtttgcatttgttttatgttgtggcgtctgaaactttaatgtatgtttaaatgctgctgctgtcttggccaggtctctctctagcaaaagagattcttaatctcaatgagtactaccaggttaaatgtttgttgtgtttatttatgtctatgttaagcgtccttgggtttcttgaaaggcgctatataaatccaagttattattattattattaaataaaaggttaaataaataaatacaaataactttaaaaaaagcagAATATGTGAtctaaataacataaaataaataactaaaatcaACTCAAACTATAAATCATTGGTGTCTAAATAATGGTGGAAATGTAAGAGACCTGAATGTTAAATGGGGGCATCCAACCAGTCTAATCAGGAGGTACAGGGCTCAATACAGTCATCACTGGGGGCTACACCAAGGCAGTATCTCCTGTTGGGGGAAACAAAAAGGCAGAAAGTAGGTTGATTAAAATCAATTGAGCACAAACTATATGTGAGCTAATGTGTGCCAGCCAATACAGCCAGCAAGGCTACATTAAAATTAAGAAATTGTGTACATAAAAGACAAAATTATCtctcttttaaaaacacactcagCTATAAACACTCAGTTTGCCCGCTAAACACTTTAATGGAAAGGTGAGAGTACGCAGAAAACCCCTCTGTGGCCCAAAGGCCTGCTGCACAAGTGCAGAGGAGCTAACAGGCTAGTTAGCATTAGCTCGTCAACAGCAAAGAGAAAAGCCGGTTGGAAAGTCACAACTAGCTTTCGGCCACATTATGAGACCGTAGCAGGATTTAAATACACACACCGCGTCGAGAACAGTCAAATAAACATCATAGAGGTTGTTAGTAACGTAAAGCTGAATATAAAGCTTCGAAAAATGTATTTCCTAAAGCTAGAaagtgctaagctaagctaccaATGCTAAGGGAGTGAATGTAAgcctgctggctggctggcgaGGCGACTGACTCTGACAACGCCTTGAAAAAACACCCCTCAAACACTGTGATCGAGCTGCTAGAAACACACCACGGCTTGTGTTACTTGTTCTCAGCTTTCCCTCACGTATAAAAAACCCAAAGGTGGTGGTAAAGCTACGACGATTTGTGGTTAAATAACACGATTACCTCTCAGCGTTTGTTGGGACGTCAATATGGCGATGCTTAGGATCAAGAGCTTATAGTGCGAACAGCCTCTCCTGCAGAGGGCGctctcctttttcctttttcatgatgtagctctctctttctctctgcacaCCAACAGGTCTGATACAAGCAGGAACTTTtatctgcatgtgtgtatttaagTCACAAAGTCACTGTTAATTTGCACAAGCAACATGCATGTGTAACTAACCACCACACTTTAGTAGGCTACTGTGGCAGCCGCCCATTCTCTGGTGCTTGCtatctatcaaaaagtaagcacagctacaagccaagtatacctttctgtaggcctacaaggcaagaatacttaattatacttttcttaaatatatcttgatcaaaagattaagtaagtAGGACtgtaagccaagtatacttagatttttctgtatacttgtcagtatatatcaagtacacttagacttttctgtatacttttcagtatatacttagatttttctgtatacttgtcagtatgagccaagtatacttagacttttctgtttacttgtcagtatgagccaagtatacttagacttttctgtatacttgtcagtatgagccaagtatacttaaacttttctttatacttgtcagtatgagccaagtatacttacacttttctgcatacttgtcagtatTTAAGTCACAAAGTCACTGTTAATTTGCACAAGCAACATGCATGTGTAACTAACCAACACACTTTAGTAGGCTACTGTGGAAGCCGCCCATTCTCTGGTGCTTGCtatctatcaaaaagtaagcacaactacaagccaagtatacctttctgtaggcctacaAGGCAttaagaatacttaattatacttttcttaaatatatcttgatcaaaagattaagtaagtAGGACtttaagccaagtatacttagcttttctgtatacttgtcagtatataTCAAGTgcacttttctgtatacttttcagtatataCTTAGACGTTTctatatacttgtcagtatatacttagatttttctgtatacttgtcagtatatatttagatttttctgtatacttgtcagtatgagccaaatCTACTGAGATTTTTCTGTACTtctcagtatgagccaagtatacttagacttttctgtatacttgtcagtataagccaagtatacttagacttttctgtatacttgtcagtatgagccaagtatacttagacttttctgtatacttgtcagtatgagccaagtatacttagacttttctgtatacttttcagtatataCTTAGATGTTTctatatacttgtcagtatatacttagatttttctgtatacttgtcagtatgagctaagtatacttagacttttctgtatatttgtgaGTATGAGCCAAATCAACTGAGACGTTTctgtacttgtcagtatgagccaagcatacttagacttttctgtatacttgtcagtatgagccaagtatacttagacttttctgtatacttgtcagtataagccaagtatacttagacttttctgtatacttgtcagtatgagccaagtatacttagacttttctgtatacttgtcagtatgagccaagtatacttagacttttctgtatacttgtcagtatgaacCAAGTAGGTCTATACTTATTTATACTTTTGTTAATTATATccctgataagtacataaaaagtaaactaaaaGTATACTcttcttattttaagtttaaaagaagtatactaacaCTTATaccacacttgaataaacttatttttggtaaTGGCAGGCCCTGGTGTAAGATTGTTGATGGCAGATATGATTCAGTAGGCCTTCATAATTCACATTTCCACATAATAGTTGGAGTACAGCAGGCACACACGTGAGACTGCAATTCAAATAATTTCATAACTCACTTTTCATCA is a window encoding:
- the LOC141779233 gene encoding casein kinase II subunit alpha, coding for MSGPVPSRSRVYPDVNTQRPREYWDYESHVVEWGNQDDYQLVRKLGRGKYSEVFEAINITNNEKVVVKILKPVKKKKIKREIKILENLRGGPNIISLLDIVKDPVSRTPALVFEHVNNTDFKQLYQTLSDFDIRFYMYEILKALDYCHSMGIMHRDVKPHNVMIDHEHRKLRLIDWGLAEFYHPNQEYNVRVASRYFKGPELLVDYQMYDYSLDMWSLGCMLASMIFRKEPFFHGHDNYDQLVRIAKVLGTEDLYDYIDKYNIELDPRFNDILGRHSRKRWERFVHSENQHLVSTEALDFLDKLLRYDHQARLTAREAMDHPYFYPIVKDQGRGATPGGMAASSTPVSSSSMMAGITSMSSSQPLANIAGSPVISAPNTLATQVPAATGAQP